One Phoenix dactylifera cultivar Barhee BC4 chromosome 14, palm_55x_up_171113_PBpolish2nd_filt_p, whole genome shotgun sequence DNA window includes the following coding sequences:
- the LOC103704823 gene encoding protein MAINTENANCE OF PSII UNDER HIGH LIGHT 1, giving the protein MACTSQSIISASTCVFPSKRILRDSPRIVKWNTRLFTVNASTGSDESDCNVEECAPDKEVGKVSMEWLAGEKTKVVGTFPPRKQGWTGYVEKDTAGQTNIYSVEPSVYVAESAISSGSAGRSAEGAENTAAIFAGLALVSIAAASSILLQVGKNQPQVQSIDYSGPPLSYYINKFKPVSIVEASVPAETSPNLEASVPSESSSYLTMEALVPP; this is encoded by the exons ATGGCCTGCACCTCCCAGTCCATAATATCTGCCAGCACCTGCGTGTTTCCCTCCAAGAGGATTCTAAGAGACTCCCCGAGGATTGTCAAGTGGAACACGAGGCTCTTTACTGTGAACGCTTCCACCGGCTCAGACGAATCTGACTGCAATGTCGAAGAGTGTGCTCCGGATAAGGAG GTTGGAAAGGTCAGCATGGAATGGTTAGCTGGGGAAAAAACAAAGGTAGTCGGGACTTTCCCTCCTCGGAAACAGGGTTGGACTGGTTATGTTGAGAAAGATACGGCTGGACAAACAAATATATACTCAGTTGAG CCCTCAGTTTACGTGGCGGAGAGTGCAATAAGCTCAGGGAGTGCAGGCAGATCAGCAGAGGGAGCTGAGAATACTGCAGCCATTTTTGCTGGCTTGGCCCTTGTATCGATTGCTGCAGCCTCTTCCATTCTTCTCCAGGTTGGTAAGAACCAACCACAAGTTCAGAGCATAGACTACTCTGGGCCACCTCTAAGTTACTACATCAACAAATTCAAGCCAGTCAGTATTGTTGAAGCTTCAGTCCCCGCCGAAACTTCTCCCAATTTAGAAGCCTCAGTGCCTTCTGAATCTTCGAGTTATTTGACCATGGAAGCTTTGGTCCCCCCCTGA